A genomic segment from Micromonospora echinaurantiaca encodes:
- the selB gene encoding selenocysteine-specific translation elongation factor, which produces MWVVATAGHVDHGKSTLVRALTGMEPDRWAEERRRGMTIDLGFAWTTLPSGGTVAFVDVPGHERFVPNMLAGVGPVPAALVVVAADEGWMPQSAEHLAALDALGVSYGLLVVTRVDLADPGPALARARAELAVTSLGAVEAVGVSAVTGAGLPELRAALDRLAARLPAPAADAPVRLWVDRCFTVRGSGTVVTGTLGAGRLRVDDELELAATGEPVRVRGLHRLGVAAARVDAVARVAVNLRGVPRDRLARGDALLTPGRFRLTDLLDVRLAGDPAADLPAALTLHVGSAAVPARVRPLGPDTVRLRLARPLPLLIGDRALLRDPGRHHVAGGVTVLDVAPPPLARRGAAAARAAVLAGLDGRPDLAGELRRRRLARVTDLVRTGVEVTARPVAGDWLADPEHWRQLAVRLGEEVTRYGREHPLEPGAPVELLRRRLELPDRALVEALVRPPLRLRAGRVTASAADALPEPVARAVARIRAEYADRPFRAPEAADLADLGLGPREIGAAVRAGALLRLAENVVLLPGAADEAVRVLAGLPQPFTLSAARRALDTTRRVAVPLLELLDRRGATRRLPDDARIVVAASG; this is translated from the coding sequence ATGTGGGTGGTGGCCACCGCCGGGCACGTGGACCACGGCAAGTCGACGCTGGTGCGGGCGCTGACCGGGATGGAACCAGACCGGTGGGCCGAGGAGCGCCGCCGGGGCATGACCATCGACCTCGGGTTCGCCTGGACCACGCTGCCGTCCGGCGGAACGGTCGCGTTCGTCGACGTGCCCGGGCACGAACGGTTCGTGCCGAACATGCTCGCCGGGGTCGGTCCGGTGCCCGCCGCGCTGGTCGTGGTGGCCGCCGACGAGGGCTGGATGCCGCAGTCCGCCGAGCACCTGGCGGCGCTGGACGCGCTCGGGGTGTCGTACGGCCTGCTGGTGGTGACCCGCGTGGACCTGGCCGATCCGGGGCCGGCGCTGGCCCGGGCCCGGGCGGAGCTCGCCGTGACCTCGCTCGGCGCGGTGGAGGCGGTGGGGGTCAGCGCGGTCACCGGCGCGGGCCTGCCCGAGCTGCGGGCGGCGCTGGACCGGCTGGCGGCCAGGCTGCCGGCGCCGGCGGCGGACGCGCCGGTGCGGCTCTGGGTGGACCGCTGCTTCACCGTGCGGGGCAGCGGCACCGTGGTCACCGGCACCCTCGGCGCCGGCCGGCTGCGGGTCGACGACGAACTGGAACTCGCCGCCACCGGGGAGCCGGTGCGGGTGCGCGGCCTGCACCGCCTCGGCGTCGCCGCGGCGCGGGTCGACGCGGTTGCCCGGGTGGCGGTGAACCTGCGCGGCGTTCCGCGCGACCGGCTGGCCCGCGGCGACGCGCTGCTCACCCCCGGCCGGTTCCGGCTGACCGACCTGCTGGACGTGCGGCTCGCCGGTGACCCGGCCGCCGACCTGCCGGCCGCCCTCACCCTGCACGTCGGCTCCGCCGCGGTGCCGGCCCGGGTGCGCCCGCTCGGTCCGGACACCGTCCGGCTGCGGCTGGCCCGCCCGCTGCCGCTGCTGATCGGCGACCGGGCACTGCTGCGCGACCCGGGTCGCCACCACGTCGCGGGCGGGGTGACCGTGCTGGACGTGGCGCCCCCGCCGCTGGCCCGTCGCGGCGCGGCGGCCGCCCGCGCCGCGGTGCTGGCCGGGCTGGACGGCCGACCCGACCTGGCCGGTGAACTGCGCCGCCGCCGGCTGGCCCGGGTCACCGACCTGGTCCGCACCGGGGTCGAGGTCACCGCCCGGCCGGTCGCCGGGGACTGGCTGGCCGACCCGGAGCACTGGCGGCAGCTCGCGGTCCGCCTCGGCGAGGAGGTCACCCGGTACGGCCGGGAACATCCGCTGGAGCCGGGCGCGCCGGTGGAGCTGCTCCGGCGGCGCCTGGAACTGCCTGACCGGGCGCTGGTCGAGGCCCTGGTCCGGCCGCCGCTGCGGCTGCGCGCCGGGCGGGTCACCGCGTCCGCCGCCGACGCGCTGCCCGAGCCGGTGGCCCGCGCCGTGGCCCGGATCCGCGCCGAGTACGCCGACCGCCCGTTCCGCGCCCCGGAGGCCGCCGACCTGGCCGACCTCGGTCTCGGCCCGCGCGAGATCGGCGCCGCGGTGCGCGCCGGGGCGCTGCTGCGGCTGGCCGAGAACGTGGTGCTGCTGCCCGGCGCCGCCGACGAGGCGGTGCGGGTGCTGGCCGGGCTGCCGCAGCCGTTCACGCTCAGCGCCGCCCGGCGCGCGCTGGACACCACCCGGCGGGTCGCCGTGCCACTGCTGGAGCTGCTGGACCGGCGCGGCGCCACCCGCCGGCTGCCCGACGACGCCCGGATCGTGGTCGCCGCCAGCGGCTGA
- the selA gene encoding L-seryl-tRNA(Sec) selenium transferase: protein MTGDGGADPRRRVPRTDALLADPALAAATGTFGRDRVMAAVRRAQERARRGELSPDEVRDAALAALPAAAPRAVLNATGVVLHTNLGRAALSPAALAAVIAAAGHTDVELDLRTGRRARRGRDALDALAAAVPDAGAVHVVNNGAAALVLAATALAAGGEIVVSRGELVEIGDGFRLPDLLESTGARLREVGTTNRTTLADYAAAIGPRTGFVLKVHPSNFQVTGFTSAVPVRALATLGVPVVADIGSGLLAPDPLLPDEPDAASTLRAGAALVTASGDKLLGGPQAGLLLGAADLVERLRRHPLARALRVDKLTLAALAATVGDPDTPTRAALHADAGALRERTERLRDRLAADGCKAEVVPAAAVVGGGGAPGVELDSWALSLPERYAEPLRTGDPPVLGRVVRGRLLLDLRCVPADADDAVRAAVLRVPGDG, encoded by the coding sequence GTGACAGGGGACGGCGGCGCCGATCCGCGGCGGCGGGTGCCGCGCACCGACGCGCTGCTCGCCGACCCCGCGCTGGCCGCCGCCACCGGCACGTTCGGCCGGGACCGGGTCATGGCCGCCGTCCGCCGCGCCCAGGAGCGGGCCCGGCGCGGCGAGCTCAGCCCCGACGAGGTACGCGACGCCGCGCTCGCCGCGCTGCCCGCGGCGGCACCCCGGGCGGTGCTGAACGCCACCGGGGTGGTGCTGCACACCAACCTGGGCCGGGCCGCGCTGTCGCCGGCCGCGCTCGCCGCGGTGATCGCCGCCGCCGGACACACCGATGTGGAACTCGACCTGCGCACCGGCCGGCGGGCGCGGCGCGGCCGGGACGCTCTGGACGCCCTCGCGGCCGCGGTGCCGGACGCCGGTGCGGTGCACGTGGTGAACAACGGCGCGGCGGCGCTGGTGCTGGCCGCCACCGCGCTGGCCGCCGGCGGCGAGATCGTGGTCAGCCGGGGCGAGCTGGTGGAGATCGGCGACGGGTTCCGGCTGCCGGACCTGCTGGAGAGCACCGGCGCCCGGCTGCGCGAGGTGGGCACCACCAACCGCACCACGCTGGCCGACTACGCCGCCGCGATCGGCCCGCGGACCGGTTTCGTGCTGAAGGTGCATCCGTCGAACTTCCAGGTCACCGGCTTCACCTCGGCGGTGCCGGTGCGCGCCCTGGCCACCCTGGGCGTGCCGGTGGTGGCCGACATCGGCTCCGGGCTGCTCGCCCCGGATCCGCTGCTGCCCGACGAGCCGGACGCGGCGAGCACCCTGCGCGCCGGCGCGGCGCTGGTCACCGCCAGCGGCGACAAGCTGCTCGGCGGCCCGCAGGCCGGGCTGCTGCTCGGCGCCGCCGACCTGGTCGAGCGGCTGCGCCGGCACCCGCTCGCCCGGGCGCTGCGGGTGGACAAGCTGACCCTGGCCGCGCTGGCCGCCACCGTGGGTGACCCGGACACCCCGACCCGGGCGGCGCTGCACGCGGACGCCGGTGCCCTGCGGGAGCGGACCGAACGGTTGCGCGACCGGCTCGCCGCCGACGGCTGCAAGGCCGAGGTGGTGCCGGCCGCCGCGGTGGTCGGTGGCGGCGGCGCCCCCGGCGTGGAGCTGGACTCGTGGGCGTTGAGCCTGCCCGAGCGGTACGCCGAGCCGCTGCGCACCGGCGACCCGCCGGTGCTCGGCCGGGTGGTGCGCGGCCGGCTGCTGCTGGACCTGCGCTGCGTGCCCGCCGACGCCGACGACGCGGTGCGGGCCGCCGTGCTGCGGGTGCCGGGGGACGGCTGA
- the nrfD gene encoding NrfD/PsrC family molybdoenzyme membrane anchor subunit yields the protein MSDRPVGDRFRRFRDRLAADAGPAATGPGGSGDPAGAGGRSTGTGAGAARSDAEAAAAGLAPSPATPAAPTERRRGGRRRRGGEDLTVPEAEFTSYYGRPVLKPPVWKWDIAAYLFTGGLAAGSSLLAAGGQLTGRPALRRAGRVAALAAVGASTGFLIHDLGRPARFHHMLRVAKPTSPMSVGTWILAAFGPAAGVAAVAEAAPWLPGNGLPGLVRRVLPPVGHAAGLAAAATAPALATYTGVLLADTAVPSWHEAYPELPVVFAGSALASGAGVGLLAAPPEQAGPARRMAVAGAALELYGSHRVETRLGLLSEPYRIGRAGRLLRAGRALTAAGVAGAVLGGRSRTVAALSGAALLAASVATRFGIFYGGVASARDPKYTVVPQRERLARAAGEG from the coding sequence GTGAGTGACCGCCCGGTCGGTGACCGGTTCCGCCGTTTCCGTGACCGCCTGGCCGCTGACGCCGGGCCGGCGGCAACCGGTCCCGGCGGGTCGGGTGATCCGGCGGGGGCGGGTGGGCGGTCCACCGGCACCGGGGCCGGTGCGGCGCGCAGCGACGCGGAGGCTGCCGCGGCGGGCCTGGCGCCGTCCCCGGCGACCCCGGCCGCCCCGACCGAGCGGCGCCGGGGCGGGCGGCGCCGGCGCGGCGGCGAGGACCTCACCGTCCCGGAGGCCGAGTTCACCTCCTACTACGGCCGGCCGGTGCTGAAGCCCCCGGTGTGGAAGTGGGACATCGCGGCGTACCTGTTCACCGGCGGTCTGGCGGCCGGTTCGTCGCTGCTGGCCGCGGGCGGTCAGCTGACCGGCCGGCCGGCGCTGCGTCGGGCCGGGCGGGTCGCCGCGCTGGCTGCGGTCGGCGCCAGCACCGGCTTCCTGATCCATGACCTGGGCCGGCCGGCCCGGTTCCACCACATGCTGCGGGTGGCCAAGCCGACCTCGCCGATGTCGGTGGGCACCTGGATCCTCGCCGCGTTCGGGCCGGCCGCCGGCGTGGCGGCGGTCGCCGAGGCCGCGCCCTGGCTGCCCGGGAACGGTCTGCCCGGGCTGGTCCGGCGGGTGCTGCCACCGGTGGGGCACGCCGCCGGCCTGGCCGCCGCGGCGACCGCACCGGCGCTGGCCACGTACACCGGGGTGCTGCTGGCCGACACGGCCGTGCCGTCCTGGCACGAGGCGTACCCGGAGCTGCCGGTGGTCTTCGCGGGCAGCGCCCTGGCCAGCGGCGCCGGGGTGGGTCTGCTCGCCGCGCCGCCCGAGCAGGCCGGGCCGGCGCGGCGGATGGCGGTCGCCGGGGCGGCGCTGGAACTGTACGGCTCGCACCGGGTGGAGACCCGGCTCGGGCTGCTCAGCGAGCCGTACCGGATCGGCCGGGCGGGCCGGCTGCTGCGGGCCGGGCGGGCGCTGACCGCGGCCGGGGTGGCCGGCGCGGTCCTCGGCGGGCGCAGCCGGACGGTCGCCGCGCTCTCCGGCGCGGCGCTGCTGGCCGCGTCGGTGGCGACCCGGTTCGGCATCTTCTACGGCGGCGTCGCCTCGGCGAGGGATCCGAAGTACACGGTGGTGCCGCAACGCGAACGGTTGGCCCGGGCCGCGGGGGAGGGCTGA
- a CDS encoding 4Fe-4S dicluster domain-containing protein: MSPGPNSFYGPLDPAPDAGWSGAPPRMGFFTDTSVCIGCKACEVACKEWNDVPGSGLDLLGMSYDNTGALTANSWRHVAFVEQARPAGHRTPPFAGNPTGGSVSASSAAVAAGTGNPTGTDPGVPPGSPEAAARMAGGPAAGVAATASGTQFLGMPGDGPPGRTGSAEGRTDFRWLMMSDVCKHCTHAACLDVCPTGSLFRTEFGTVVVQEDICNGCGYCISACPYGVIDQRKGDGRAWKCTLCYDRIGAGMTPACAQACPTESIQYGELEELRERAAARVATLHARGVPEARLYGHDPTDGVGGDGAFFLLLDEPEVYGLPPDPVVTTRDLPKMWKRAGLAALAMAAAAVAAFVGGSS; this comes from the coding sequence ATGAGCCCCGGCCCGAACAGTTTCTACGGCCCGCTGGACCCGGCGCCGGACGCGGGCTGGTCCGGCGCGCCGCCGCGGATGGGCTTCTTCACCGACACCAGCGTCTGCATCGGCTGCAAGGCGTGCGAGGTGGCCTGCAAGGAGTGGAACGACGTGCCCGGCTCCGGGCTGGACCTGCTGGGCATGTCGTACGACAACACCGGCGCGCTGACCGCCAACTCGTGGCGGCACGTCGCCTTCGTCGAGCAGGCCCGCCCGGCCGGTCACCGGACGCCCCCGTTCGCCGGCAACCCGACCGGCGGTTCGGTGAGCGCCTCGTCGGCGGCGGTGGCCGCGGGCACCGGCAACCCCACCGGCACCGACCCGGGGGTGCCGCCCGGCTCGCCGGAGGCCGCGGCCCGGATGGCCGGCGGTCCGGCGGCGGGGGTCGCGGCGACGGCGTCCGGGACGCAGTTCCTCGGCATGCCCGGGGACGGGCCGCCGGGGCGGACCGGCAGCGCCGAGGGGCGCACCGACTTCCGCTGGCTGATGATGTCCGACGTCTGCAAGCACTGCACCCACGCGGCCTGCCTGGACGTCTGCCCGACCGGGTCGCTGTTCCGCACCGAGTTCGGCACGGTGGTGGTGCAGGAGGACATCTGCAACGGCTGCGGCTACTGCATCTCGGCCTGCCCGTACGGGGTCATCGACCAGCGCAAGGGTGACGGCCGGGCGTGGAAGTGCACGCTCTGCTACGACCGGATCGGCGCCGGGATGACCCCGGCCTGCGCGCAGGCCTGCCCGACCGAGTCCATCCAGTACGGCGAGCTGGAGGAACTGCGCGAGCGGGCCGCCGCCCGGGTGGCCACCCTGCACGCGCGGGGCGTGCCGGAGGCGCGGCTGTACGGGCACGACCCGACCGACGGGGTCGGCGGCGACGGTGCCTTCTTCCTGCTGCTGGACGAGCCCGAGGTGTACGGGCTGCCGCCGGACCCGGTGGTGACCACCCGGGACCTGCCGAAGATGTGGAAGCGGGCCGGCCTGGCCGCGTTGGCCATGGCGGCGGCCGCCGTCGCCGCGTTCGTCGGAGGTTCGTCGTGA
- the fdh gene encoding formate dehydrogenase, translating to MGIRTFIQGWPVYRQLTGTDPLGRGAAAQSTRSAELTARTETADSVARSVCPYCAVGCGQRVYVKDNRVSQIEGDPDSPISRGRLCPKGAASKSLVTSPLRQTKVRYRRPYATEWEDLDLDVALDMIADRVLAAREQTWEDVDSEGRPLNRTLGISSLGGATLDNEENYLIKKLFTAMGALQIENQARIUHSATVPGLGTSFGRGGATDFQQDVANADVIVIQGSNMAEAHPVGFQWVMEAKRRGAKVFHVDPRFTRTSALADTYLPIRAGSDIALLGGVVNYILSNELDFREYVLAYTNAATIVSEDFVDAEDGDGFFSGYDPDTGTYQRTSWQYAGQETRAGTAAEETDRERDSAAGLRHESHGAPISGRNQRDETLQHPRCVYQILKRHFARYTPEMVERVCGVPREKFLELARAWTENSGRERTGVLIYSVGWTQHSVGVQYIRTGAIIQLLLGNVGRPGGGVLALRGHASIQGSTDIPTLFNLLPGYLPMPHHADHPTFDQWVDSIRHPGQKGFWGNARAYGASLLKAYWGDAATPENDFCYGYLPRMTGDHGTYQQVLNMIDGKVKGYFLLGQNPAVGSAHGRAQRLGMANLDWLVVRDLFMIESATFWRNSPEVATGEIVPQECRTEVFFLPAASHVEKEGTFTQTQRLLQWREKALDPPGDCRSELWFFYHLGRKLREKLAGSPHPRDRALLDLAWDYPTDGPLAEPSAEAVLREINGYEVATRRPLSSFTEARDDGSTAVGCWIYTGVYADGVNQAARRKPGHEQNWVAGEWGWAWPANRRTLYNRASADPQGRPWSERKKYVWWDADAGEWTGYDVPDFEKTKPPTYRPPEGTSGPAGIAGDDAFVMQSDGKGWLYVPRGLIDGPLPTHYEPAESPVRNPLYRQQANPTRKVYAHPVNSVNPSPPAEHSQVFPYVFTVSRLTEHHTAGGMSRTVRPLAELQPEMFVEVSPELAGEVGLAHLGWAHLVSGRAVIEAKVLVTDRLSPLRVDGRTIHQVWLPYHFGGEGLVTGDSANDLFGITLDPNVLIQESKIGTCDVRPGRRPAGPALLDLVADYRRRAGLEPGADPGPHPPVVTPGARPAAQPRPDGGGPR from the coding sequence GTGGGCATCCGTACCTTCATCCAGGGTTGGCCGGTCTACCGGCAGCTCACCGGCACCGACCCGCTGGGCCGGGGCGCCGCGGCGCAGTCGACGCGTTCGGCGGAGTTGACCGCGCGTACCGAGACCGCCGACAGCGTGGCCCGCTCGGTCTGCCCCTACTGTGCGGTGGGCTGCGGGCAGCGGGTGTACGTCAAGGACAACCGGGTCAGCCAGATCGAGGGCGACCCGGACAGCCCCATCTCCCGTGGCCGGCTCTGCCCGAAGGGTGCGGCCAGCAAGAGCCTGGTGACCAGCCCGCTGCGGCAGACGAAGGTCCGCTACCGCCGGCCGTACGCCACGGAGTGGGAGGACCTGGACCTCGACGTCGCGCTCGACATGATCGCCGACCGGGTGCTCGCCGCGCGTGAGCAGACCTGGGAGGACGTGGACAGCGAGGGCCGGCCGCTGAACCGCACCCTGGGCATCTCCAGCCTGGGCGGGGCGACGCTGGACAACGAGGAGAACTACCTCATCAAGAAGCTGTTCACCGCGATGGGGGCGCTCCAGATCGAGAACCAGGCCCGGATTTGACACTCCGCCACCGTCCCCGGTCTGGGGACCAGCTTCGGTCGCGGCGGCGCGACGGACTTCCAGCAGGACGTGGCGAACGCTGACGTCATCGTCATCCAGGGCTCGAACATGGCCGAGGCCCACCCGGTGGGCTTCCAGTGGGTGATGGAGGCCAAGCGGCGCGGCGCCAAGGTCTTCCACGTCGATCCGCGGTTCACCCGGACCAGCGCGCTCGCCGACACGTACCTGCCGATCCGGGCCGGCTCGGACATCGCCCTGCTCGGCGGGGTGGTGAACTACATCCTGAGCAACGAGCTGGACTTCCGGGAGTACGTACTGGCGTACACCAACGCCGCGACGATCGTCAGCGAGGACTTCGTCGACGCCGAGGACGGGGACGGGTTCTTCTCCGGCTACGACCCGGACACCGGCACGTACCAGCGGACCAGCTGGCAGTACGCGGGCCAGGAGACCCGGGCCGGGACGGCGGCGGAGGAGACCGACAGGGAGCGGGACAGCGCGGCCGGGTTGCGGCACGAGTCGCACGGCGCGCCGATCTCGGGCCGCAACCAGCGGGACGAGACGTTGCAGCACCCGCGCTGCGTCTACCAGATCCTCAAGCGGCACTTCGCCCGCTACACCCCGGAGATGGTGGAGCGGGTTTGCGGCGTACCGCGGGAGAAGTTCCTCGAGCTGGCGCGGGCCTGGACGGAGAACTCCGGCCGGGAGCGCACCGGCGTGCTGATCTACTCGGTCGGTTGGACCCAGCACAGCGTCGGCGTGCAGTACATCCGCACCGGCGCGATCATCCAGCTGCTGCTGGGCAACGTGGGCCGGCCCGGTGGTGGGGTGCTGGCGCTGCGCGGGCACGCCAGCATCCAGGGCTCCACCGACATCCCGACGCTGTTCAACCTCCTGCCCGGCTACCTGCCGATGCCGCACCACGCCGACCACCCGACCTTCGACCAGTGGGTGGACAGCATCCGGCACCCCGGCCAGAAGGGGTTCTGGGGCAACGCGCGGGCCTACGGCGCCAGCCTGCTCAAGGCGTACTGGGGGGACGCGGCGACGCCGGAGAACGACTTCTGCTACGGCTACCTGCCCCGGATGACCGGCGACCACGGCACCTACCAGCAGGTACTGAACATGATCGACGGCAAGGTGAAGGGCTACTTCCTGCTCGGCCAGAACCCGGCGGTCGGCTCGGCGCACGGCCGGGCGCAGCGGCTCGGCATGGCGAACCTGGACTGGCTGGTGGTCCGCGACCTGTTCATGATCGAAAGTGCCACGTTCTGGCGGAACAGCCCCGAGGTGGCCACCGGCGAGATCGTCCCGCAGGAGTGCCGCACCGAGGTGTTCTTCCTGCCCGCCGCGTCGCACGTGGAGAAGGAGGGCACCTTCACCCAGACCCAGCGGCTGCTGCAGTGGCGGGAGAAGGCGCTCGACCCGCCGGGCGACTGCCGTTCCGAGCTGTGGTTCTTCTACCACCTGGGGCGCAAGCTGCGGGAGAAGCTGGCCGGCTCCCCGCACCCCCGCGACCGGGCCCTGCTCGATCTGGCCTGGGACTATCCCACGGACGGTCCGTTGGCCGAGCCGAGCGCCGAGGCGGTGCTGCGCGAGATCAACGGGTACGAGGTGGCGACCCGCCGCCCGTTGTCGTCGTTCACCGAGGCGCGCGACGACGGTTCCACCGCCGTGGGCTGCTGGATCTACACCGGCGTGTACGCCGACGGCGTCAACCAGGCGGCCCGCCGCAAGCCCGGGCACGAGCAGAACTGGGTGGCCGGCGAGTGGGGCTGGGCGTGGCCGGCCAACCGGCGCACCCTCTACAACCGCGCCTCCGCCGACCCACAGGGGCGGCCGTGGAGCGAGCGGAAGAAGTACGTCTGGTGGGACGCCGACGCCGGCGAGTGGACCGGCTACGACGTGCCGGACTTCGAGAAGACCAAACCGCCGACGTACCGGCCGCCGGAGGGCACGTCCGGCCCGGCCGGGATCGCCGGTGACGACGCGTTCGTCATGCAGAGCGACGGCAAGGGCTGGCTGTACGTGCCGCGCGGGCTGATCGACGGCCCGCTGCCGACGCACTACGAGCCGGCCGAGTCGCCGGTGCGCAACCCGCTCTACCGGCAGCAGGCCAACCCGACCCGCAAGGTGTACGCGCACCCGGTGAACTCGGTGAACCCCAGCCCGCCGGCCGAGCACAGTCAGGTGTTCCCGTACGTGTTCACGGTCAGCCGGCTCACCGAGCACCACACCGCGGGCGGGATGAGCCGCACTGTCCGGCCGCTGGCCGAGTTGCAGCCGGAGATGTTCGTCGAGGTGTCCCCGGAGTTGGCCGGCGAGGTGGGGCTGGCCCACCTGGGCTGGGCGCACCTGGTCAGCGGGCGGGCGGTGATCGAGGCGAAGGTGCTGGTCACCGACCGGCTCAGCCCGCTGCGGGTGGACGGCCGGACCATCCACCAGGTGTGGCTGCCGTACCACTTCGGCGGTGAGGGGCTGGTCACCGGCGACTCGGCCAACGATTTGTTCGGGATCACCCTCGACCCGAACGTGCTGATCCAGGAGAGCAAGATCGGTACCTGCGACGTACGACCGGGCCGGCGGCCCGCCGGGCCGGCGCTGCTGGACCTGGTGGCCGACTACCGGCGCCGGGCCGGCCTGGAACCGGGCGCCGACCCCGGTCCGCACCCGCCGGTCGTCACCCCCGGCGCGCGCCCCGCCGCCCAGCCCCGCCCGGACGGGGGCGGGCCGCGATGA
- a CDS encoding YciI family protein, with protein sequence MKYMLLIQAGATDGADQCTFEDWVMYDKTIQEAGVVVSGHSLKDLTTATTVRVGPNGERTVTDGPYAETREVLGGYYVIDVPNLDVALDWAARCPGARGGGSVVVRPVAEFDL encoded by the coding sequence ATGAAGTACATGCTGCTTATCCAGGCCGGAGCCACCGACGGCGCCGACCAGTGCACGTTCGAGGACTGGGTGATGTACGACAAGACGATCCAGGAGGCGGGCGTCGTCGTCTCCGGGCACTCGCTGAAGGACCTGACCACCGCCACCACCGTGCGGGTCGGCCCGAACGGCGAACGGACCGTCACCGACGGGCCGTACGCGGAGACCCGCGAGGTGCTCGGCGGCTACTACGTGATCGACGTGCCGAACCTCGACGTCGCCCTGGATTGGGCCGCACGCTGCCCCGGGGCGCGTGGCGGCGGGTCGGTCGTGGTGCGGCCGGTCGCCGAGTTCGACCTGTGA
- a CDS encoding RNA polymerase sigma factor, giving the protein MFREERGRLLASLVRRFGDLDLAEEVTSEAIEAALVHWPVDGVPARPGAWLLTTARRRAVDRLRRDRAYAARLAILQVEAERADPAPPADADADLPDERLQLFFTCAHPALPAEDRTALTLRCLAGLTTPEVARAFLVPPATMAQRIVRAKRKIREARIPFRVPGPDELPDRLPGVLQVIYSIFTEGYAASSGTRLQRLDLAEEAIRLARILRRLLPAEREVAGLLALMLLVHARRDARTGPDGELVLLADQDRGRWDQEMIDEGQALVPVALTGGPPGPYGVQAAIAALHDEAADVASTDWPQIVALYDVLLAVAPSPVVALNRAVAVAMRDGPATGLALLDGLADEPRLRGYHPYPAARGDLLRQLGRYAEAAAAYRAALDLAGTEPERAHLRRNLRAAEGHDPDRA; this is encoded by the coding sequence ATGTTCCGCGAGGAACGCGGCCGCCTGCTCGCCTCCCTCGTCCGCCGGTTCGGCGACCTCGACCTGGCCGAGGAGGTCACCTCCGAGGCCATCGAGGCGGCTCTGGTGCACTGGCCGGTCGACGGCGTACCGGCCAGGCCCGGGGCCTGGTTGCTGACCACCGCCCGCCGCCGGGCGGTGGACCGGCTGCGCCGCGATCGGGCGTACGCGGCGCGGCTGGCGATCCTGCAGGTGGAGGCGGAACGGGCCGACCCGGCCCCGCCGGCGGACGCGGACGCGGACCTGCCCGACGAGCGGCTGCAACTCTTCTTCACCTGCGCCCACCCGGCGCTGCCCGCCGAGGACCGCACCGCGCTGACCCTGCGGTGCCTCGCCGGCCTGACCACGCCCGAGGTCGCGCGGGCCTTCCTGGTGCCGCCGGCGACGATGGCGCAGCGGATCGTCCGGGCGAAACGGAAGATCCGGGAGGCCCGGATCCCGTTCCGGGTGCCCGGCCCGGACGAGCTGCCCGACCGGTTGCCCGGCGTGCTCCAGGTGATCTACTCGATCTTCACCGAGGGCTACGCGGCCAGCTCGGGGACTCGGTTGCAGCGGCTCGACCTCGCCGAGGAGGCGATCCGGCTGGCCCGGATCCTGCGCCGGCTGCTGCCCGCCGAGCGGGAGGTGGCCGGGCTGCTCGCGTTGATGCTGCTCGTGCACGCCCGGCGCGACGCCCGCACCGGCCCGGACGGCGAGCTGGTCCTCCTCGCCGACCAGGACCGCGGCCGGTGGGACCAGGAGATGATCGACGAGGGGCAGGCCCTGGTGCCGGTGGCGCTGACCGGAGGCCCGCCCGGCCCGTACGGGGTGCAGGCCGCGATCGCCGCGCTGCACGACGAGGCCGCCGACGTGGCGAGCACCGACTGGCCGCAGATCGTGGCGCTCTACGACGTGCTGCTCGCCGTCGCGCCGTCCCCGGTCGTCGCGCTGAACCGGGCGGTGGCGGTGGCCATGCGGGACGGGCCGGCGACCGGCCTGGCGCTGCTCGACGGGCTGGCCGACGAGCCGCGGCTGCGCGGGTACCACCCCTACCCGGCCGCCCGCGGCGACCTGCTGCGCCAGCTCGGCCGGTACGCCGAGGCGGCGGCGGCCTACCGGGCGGCGCTCGACCTGGCCGGCACCGAGCCGGAGCGGGCGCACCTCCGGCGTAACCTGCGCGCGGCGGAGGGCCACGACCCGGACCGAGCATGA